A part of Salvelinus alpinus chromosome 5, SLU_Salpinus.1, whole genome shotgun sequence genomic DNA contains:
- the golm1 gene encoding Golgi membrane protein 1 has product MGGLGNGRRGGRSPPLMIGALIACVLVLGFNYWVSNSRNLELQTKLYELEAQMRRAASERGAVEVKKNEFQEEIQRLKEESSRMQSLNKRLEGVHNTCSQEKASQLINISSSTKVIQDLKSQLNELNEDLGKVQKEFQSCQGNLNTLNKKLTYDMTQCNTQILAQREDCAEKVAAAKREVQKKLEMKNPAVSSQTNAAPTQKIASTEVGVSDKEGPGKAGLDDTKTTPVHGHAPEPSAAKGPAVDLKTLELETNEIAVDKALDTPALSPKESLPSADAKGDQPGPVEGASKHQKNNLTEDTELEVMDTHGGEPQIEDADPGADDIQLSQWKEEEAPIGQEKVEDPEEDYDADKPIVGGVDPDQRNQMAENIDKEAEREMQEELADYNGDDENEGEFEADKQAELAQF; this is encoded by the exons ATGGGGGGGTTGGGTAATGGTCGTCGAGGGGGGCGGTCTCCTCCTCTTATGATTGGTGCTCTGATCGCTTGTGTCCTCGTCCTGGGTTTCAACTACTGGGTGTCAAACTCACGGAACTTGGAGTTACAG ACAAAGCTGTACGAGTTGGAGGCGCAGATGCGTCGGGCGGCGTCAGAGCGTGGTGCAGTGGAGGTGAAGAAGAACGAGTTCCAGGAAGAGATTCAGCGACTGAAAGAGGAGAGCAGCCGCATGCAGAGCCTGAACAAGAGGCTGGAGGGAGTCCACAACACCTGTAGCCAGGAAAAG gcaAGCCAACTGATAAATATATCCTCCAGTACCAAAGTAATACAGGACCTGAAAA GTCAGTTAAATGAGCTAAATGAGGACCTGGGTAAAGTTCAGAAAGAGTTCCAGAGTTGCCAAGGCAATCTGAACACCCTGAACAAAAAACTCACCTATGACAT GACTCAGTGTAATACTCAGATACTAGCACAGAGGGAGGACTGTGCTGAAAAGGTGGCTGCAGCCAAGCGGGAAGTTCAAAAGAAACTCGAGATGAAGAACCCAGCAGTGTCCTCCCAG ACAAATGCAGCACCCACACAGAAAATTGCCTCCACTGAGGTGGGCGTGTCAGATAAAGAGGGGCCTGGGAAGGCAGGGCTGGACGACACTAAGACCACTCCTGTCCACGGCCACGCCCCTGAACCATCAGCGGCCAAAGGTCCTGCAGTGGACCTCAAAACCTTAGAGCTGGAGACCAATGAGATCGCAGTAGACAAAG CTCTCGACACTCCTGCGCTATCCCCTAAAGAGTCCCTGCCCTCCGCTGATGCTAAGGGGGACCAACCGGGGCCTGTAGAGGGGGCCAGTAAGCACCAGAAAAATAACCTGACCGAGGACACGGAGCTGGAGGTGATGGACACACACGGAGGAGAGCCTCAGATAGAGG ATGCCGACCCTGGTGCTGATGACATTCAGCTTAGCCAGTGGAAGGAAGAAGAGGCTCCTATTGGtcaggagaaggtggaggatccTGAGGAGGATTACGACGCAGACAAGCCGATAGTGGGCGGGGTCGACCCAGACCAACGGAACCAGATGGCTGAGAACATAG ATAAGGAGGCTGAACGGGAAATGCAGGAAGAGCTGGCGGACTACAACGGAGACGACGAGAACGAAGGAGAGTTTGAGGCTGACAAACAGGCAGAGCTCGCTCAGTTctga
- the naa35 gene encoding N-alpha-acetyltransferase 35, NatC auxiliary subunit isoform X2, with amino-acid sequence MVMKSSVEDDDVGWGLGVPEKMRNNANWVDITHEFKGACKELNLGELLHDKLFGLFEAMSAIEMMDPKMDAGMIGNQVNRKVLNFEQAVKDGAIRVRYLSLPELIGIMDTCFCCLITWLEGHSLAQTVFTCLYVHNPDLIEDPALKAFTLGILKVCDIAREKVNKAAVFEEEDFQAMTYGFKMANNVTDLRVTGMLKDVEDELQRKVKSTRSRQGEQRDPEVELEHQQCLALFSRIKFTRLLLTALIAFTKKETSSVSEAQKLMQQAADLLPALRSSIEHGIQSQNDTTKGDHPIMMGFEPLVNQRLLPPTFPRYAKIIKREEMVNYFSKLIDRIKTVCEVINTTNLHGILDFFCEFSEQSPCVLSRSLLQTTFLIDNKKVFGTQPMHDMIKDALRYFVSPPVLSSKCCLYNNHQAKDYIDSFVAHCSRPFCSLIQIHGHNRARQRDKLGHILEEFATLQDEAEKVDAALHSLLMKLEPQRQHLACLGTWILYHNLRIMIQYLLSGFELELYSMHEYYYIYWYLSEFLYAWLMSTLSRADSSQMAEERLLEEQQKGRSSKKTKKKKKGQGARPLSREITMSQAYQNMCAGMYKTMIALDMDGKVRKPQFELDSEQVRYEHRFAPFNSVITPPPVHYVQFKDMSDLKKYSPPPQSADLYMAASKHFQQAKLILENVPSPDPEVNRILKVAKPNIVVMKLLAGGHKKETKVLPEFDFSTHKYFPVVKII; translated from the exons ATGGTGATGAAGTCATCAGTAGAGGATGATGATGTAGGATGGGGACTGGGTGTCCCAGAGAAGATGAGGAACAATGCAAACTGGGTGGACATTACACATGAATTTAAAGGGGCATGCAAAG AGCTCAACCTTGGGGAGTTGCTCCATGACAAGTT GTTTGGCCTGTTCGAGGCTATGTCTGCCATTGAGATGATGGACCCCAAGATGGACGCAGGGATGATTGGCAATCAGGTCAACAGGAAAGTCCTCAACTTTGAACAGGCAGTCAAG gATGGTGCTATCAGAGTGAGGTACCTCAGTCTTCCTGAGCTGATTGGGATCATGGACACCTGTTTCTGCTGCTTG atcacCTGGCTGGAGGGTCACTCCCTAGCCCAGACAGTGTTCACCTGCCTCTACGTCCACAACCCCGACCTGATAGAGGACCCTGCCCTCAAGGCCTTCACTCTGGGCATCCTCAAGGTGTGCGACATCGCCCGCGAGAAGGTCAACAAAGCCGCCGTGTTCGAGGAG GAAGATTTCCAGGCCATGACGTACGGCTTCAAGATGGCCAACAATGTGACAGACCTGCGGGTTACAG GTATGCTAAAGGATGTGGAGGATGAGTTACAGAGGAAAGTTAAG aGCACACGCAGTCGCCAGGGTGAGCAGCGGGACCCAGAGGTGGAGTTGGAG CATCAGCAGTGTTTGGCACTTTTCAGTCGGATCAAGTTCACACGCCTTCTACTGACAGCGCTGATCGCCTTCACGAAAAAAGAG ACCAGCTCAGTGAGTGAAGCTCAGAAACTCATGCAGCAGGCGGCAGATCTCCTCCCAGCCCTCCGCTCCAGCATCGAACATGGCATTCAGTCCCAGAACGATACTACTAAAGGAg ATCACCCGATCATGATGGGGTTTGAACCACTTGTGAACCAGAGACTACTGCCCCCCACCTTCCCACGCTACGCCAAGATCATCAAAAGGGAGGAGATGGTCAACTACTTCAGCAAGCTCATCGACCGCATTAAGACCGTGTGCGAGGTCATCAACACAACTAACCTACATGGAATTCTG GACTTTTTTTGTGAGTTCAGTGAGCAGTCCCCCTGTGTCCTCTCCAGGTCTCTGCTGCAG acAACGTTCCTGATCGATAATAAGAAAGTGTTTGGGACCCAACCAATGCACGACATGATCAAAGATGCTCTGAGGTACTTTGTCAGCCCACCAGTGCTCTCCTCCAA GTGCTGCCTGTATAATAACCACCAGGCCAAGGACTACATTGATTCCTTTGTCGCACACTGCTCGAGG CCCTTTTGCAGTCTCATCCAGATTCACGGACACAACCGCGCTCGGCAGAGAGACAAACTAGGCCACATCCTGGAGGAGTTTGCCACACTGCaggatgag GCTGAGAAGGTGGACGCAGCGCTGCACAGCCTGCTGATGAAGCTGGAGCCCCAGAGACAGCACCTGGCCTGCCTGGGGACCTGGATCCTCTACCACAACCTGCGCATCATGATCCAGTACCTGCTCAGCGGCTTCGAGCTGGAACTCTACAGCATGCACGAGTACTACTACATCTACTG GTATTTGTCAGAGTTCCTGTATGCATGGCTCATGTCCACTCTGAGTCGGGCGGACAGCTCTCAGATGGCTGAGGAGCGCCTCCTGGAGGAGCAGCAGAAAGGACGTAGCAGCAAGAaaaccaagaagaagaagaagggtcAAGGAG CTCGCCCCCTCAGCAGAGAAATCACCATGAGCCAAGCCTACCAAAACATGTGTGCTGGCATGTACAAG ACTATGATAGCCCTGGATATGGACGGAAAGGTACGGAAGCCGCAGTTTGAGTTGGACAGCGAGCAGGTGCGCTACGAGCATCGCTTTGCCCCCTTCAATAGTGTGATCACTCCCCCGCCAGTCCATTACGTTCAGTTCAAG GATATGTCTGATCTGAAGAAGTACAGTCCTCCTCCTCAGTCAGCTGACCTCTACATGGCAGCCAGTAAACACTTCCAGCAGGCCAAACTGATCCTGGAGAACGTCCCCAGCCCTGACCCAGAG GTGAATCGCATCCTAAAAGTGGCCAAACCCAACATTGTGGTCATGAAGCTACTTGCCGGCGGGCACAAGAAGGAGACAAAG GTACTACCGGAGTTTGATTTCTCCACTCACAAGTACTTCCCTGTGGTCAAGATCATCTGA
- the naa35 gene encoding N-alpha-acetyltransferase 35, NatC auxiliary subunit isoform X1, whose amino-acid sequence MVMKSSVEDDDVGWGLGVPEKMRNNANWVDITHEFKGACKELNLGELLHDKFRFGLFEAMSAIEMMDPKMDAGMIGNQVNRKVLNFEQAVKDGAIRVRYLSLPELIGIMDTCFCCLITWLEGHSLAQTVFTCLYVHNPDLIEDPALKAFTLGILKVCDIAREKVNKAAVFEEEDFQAMTYGFKMANNVTDLRVTGMLKDVEDELQRKVKSTRSRQGEQRDPEVELEHQQCLALFSRIKFTRLLLTALIAFTKKETSSVSEAQKLMQQAADLLPALRSSIEHGIQSQNDTTKGDHPIMMGFEPLVNQRLLPPTFPRYAKIIKREEMVNYFSKLIDRIKTVCEVINTTNLHGILDFFCEFSEQSPCVLSRSLLQTTFLIDNKKVFGTQPMHDMIKDALRYFVSPPVLSSKCCLYNNHQAKDYIDSFVAHCSRPFCSLIQIHGHNRARQRDKLGHILEEFATLQDEAEKVDAALHSLLMKLEPQRQHLACLGTWILYHNLRIMIQYLLSGFELELYSMHEYYYIYWYLSEFLYAWLMSTLSRADSSQMAEERLLEEQQKGRSSKKTKKKKKGQGARPLSREITMSQAYQNMCAGMYKTMIALDMDGKVRKPQFELDSEQVRYEHRFAPFNSVITPPPVHYVQFKDMSDLKKYSPPPQSADLYMAASKHFQQAKLILENVPSPDPEVNRILKVAKPNIVVMKLLAGGHKKETKVLPEFDFSTHKYFPVVKII is encoded by the exons ATGGTGATGAAGTCATCAGTAGAGGATGATGATGTAGGATGGGGACTGGGTGTCCCAGAGAAGATGAGGAACAATGCAAACTGGGTGGACATTACACATGAATTTAAAGGGGCATGCAAAG AGCTCAACCTTGGGGAGTTGCTCCATGACAAGTT CAGGTTTGGCCTGTTCGAGGCTATGTCTGCCATTGAGATGATGGACCCCAAGATGGACGCAGGGATGATTGGCAATCAGGTCAACAGGAAAGTCCTCAACTTTGAACAGGCAGTCAAG gATGGTGCTATCAGAGTGAGGTACCTCAGTCTTCCTGAGCTGATTGGGATCATGGACACCTGTTTCTGCTGCTTG atcacCTGGCTGGAGGGTCACTCCCTAGCCCAGACAGTGTTCACCTGCCTCTACGTCCACAACCCCGACCTGATAGAGGACCCTGCCCTCAAGGCCTTCACTCTGGGCATCCTCAAGGTGTGCGACATCGCCCGCGAGAAGGTCAACAAAGCCGCCGTGTTCGAGGAG GAAGATTTCCAGGCCATGACGTACGGCTTCAAGATGGCCAACAATGTGACAGACCTGCGGGTTACAG GTATGCTAAAGGATGTGGAGGATGAGTTACAGAGGAAAGTTAAG aGCACACGCAGTCGCCAGGGTGAGCAGCGGGACCCAGAGGTGGAGTTGGAG CATCAGCAGTGTTTGGCACTTTTCAGTCGGATCAAGTTCACACGCCTTCTACTGACAGCGCTGATCGCCTTCACGAAAAAAGAG ACCAGCTCAGTGAGTGAAGCTCAGAAACTCATGCAGCAGGCGGCAGATCTCCTCCCAGCCCTCCGCTCCAGCATCGAACATGGCATTCAGTCCCAGAACGATACTACTAAAGGAg ATCACCCGATCATGATGGGGTTTGAACCACTTGTGAACCAGAGACTACTGCCCCCCACCTTCCCACGCTACGCCAAGATCATCAAAAGGGAGGAGATGGTCAACTACTTCAGCAAGCTCATCGACCGCATTAAGACCGTGTGCGAGGTCATCAACACAACTAACCTACATGGAATTCTG GACTTTTTTTGTGAGTTCAGTGAGCAGTCCCCCTGTGTCCTCTCCAGGTCTCTGCTGCAG acAACGTTCCTGATCGATAATAAGAAAGTGTTTGGGACCCAACCAATGCACGACATGATCAAAGATGCTCTGAGGTACTTTGTCAGCCCACCAGTGCTCTCCTCCAA GTGCTGCCTGTATAATAACCACCAGGCCAAGGACTACATTGATTCCTTTGTCGCACACTGCTCGAGG CCCTTTTGCAGTCTCATCCAGATTCACGGACACAACCGCGCTCGGCAGAGAGACAAACTAGGCCACATCCTGGAGGAGTTTGCCACACTGCaggatgag GCTGAGAAGGTGGACGCAGCGCTGCACAGCCTGCTGATGAAGCTGGAGCCCCAGAGACAGCACCTGGCCTGCCTGGGGACCTGGATCCTCTACCACAACCTGCGCATCATGATCCAGTACCTGCTCAGCGGCTTCGAGCTGGAACTCTACAGCATGCACGAGTACTACTACATCTACTG GTATTTGTCAGAGTTCCTGTATGCATGGCTCATGTCCACTCTGAGTCGGGCGGACAGCTCTCAGATGGCTGAGGAGCGCCTCCTGGAGGAGCAGCAGAAAGGACGTAGCAGCAAGAaaaccaagaagaagaagaagggtcAAGGAG CTCGCCCCCTCAGCAGAGAAATCACCATGAGCCAAGCCTACCAAAACATGTGTGCTGGCATGTACAAG ACTATGATAGCCCTGGATATGGACGGAAAGGTACGGAAGCCGCAGTTTGAGTTGGACAGCGAGCAGGTGCGCTACGAGCATCGCTTTGCCCCCTTCAATAGTGTGATCACTCCCCCGCCAGTCCATTACGTTCAGTTCAAG GATATGTCTGATCTGAAGAAGTACAGTCCTCCTCCTCAGTCAGCTGACCTCTACATGGCAGCCAGTAAACACTTCCAGCAGGCCAAACTGATCCTGGAGAACGTCCCCAGCCCTGACCCAGAG GTGAATCGCATCCTAAAAGTGGCCAAACCCAACATTGTGGTCATGAAGCTACTTGCCGGCGGGCACAAGAAGGAGACAAAG GTACTACCGGAGTTTGATTTCTCCACTCACAAGTACTTCCCTGTGGTCAAGATCATCTGA